In one window of Ruminococcus albus AD2013 DNA:
- a CDS encoding AzlD domain-containing protein, whose translation MSIVIYVAVMAAVTYLIRMVPFTFFRRKITSRFWLSFLHYIPYAVLSAMTFPAIIYSTGSTVTAVAGTVVALAMAYFELPLIAVALGASAAAFIAGLII comes from the coding sequence ATGAGTATTGTGATATATGTAGCGGTGATGGCGGCAGTTACCTACCTTATACGCATGGTTCCCTTTACATTTTTCAGGAGGAAGATAACTTCAAGATTCTGGCTGAGTTTTCTGCATTACATACCCTATGCGGTGCTGAGTGCAATGACATTTCCTGCGATAATCTACAGCACGGGAAGCACCGTCACTGCGGTGGCAGGAACAGTAGTGGCGCTTGCAATGGCATATTTTGAACTTCCGCTGATAGCGGTGGCACTGGGCGCTTCTGCGGCGGCTTTCATTGCGGGGCTTATCATTTAA
- a CDS encoding AzlC family ABC transporter permease, which translates to MKKDFVRGMSHGVPIMLGYLSVSFGFGIAAVGKGLSALCASLISLTNVTSAGQAAGIDIIAAGGTLLEMVLVQITINMRYSLMALSLSQKLDKKFTTPHRLAASYGITDEIFAVCAAQNTPLTPAYMYGMIFVAVLGWVSGTAMGAAAGQLLPAAVSSAMGLVLYGMFIAIVVPPCKKEMGVLAVSLTAVVISLLFKYVFTAVSGGFAMIICAIVASLLGAWLFPVKDTQEGKE; encoded by the coding sequence TTGAAAAAAGATTTTGTAAGGGGTATGTCTCACGGTGTGCCGATAATGCTGGGATATCTGTCGGTATCCTTCGGATTCGGCATAGCGGCGGTCGGTAAGGGATTGAGCGCACTTTGCGCTTCGCTGATATCACTGACCAATGTTACAAGTGCGGGACAGGCAGCAGGTATCGATATCATCGCGGCAGGGGGAACTCTGCTGGAGATGGTTCTGGTGCAGATAACCATAAATATGAGATATTCGCTGATGGCACTTTCGCTTTCGCAGAAGCTCGATAAGAAATTCACAACGCCCCACAGGCTTGCGGCAAGCTACGGCATAACTGATGAGATATTTGCTGTTTGTGCTGCACAGAATACTCCGCTTACACCCGCGTATATGTACGGTATGATATTCGTGGCTGTATTGGGCTGGGTAAGCGGCACGGCTATGGGTGCAGCTGCGGGTCAGCTTCTTCCTGCCGCCGTATCCAGTGCCATGGGACTGGTACTTTATGGTATGTTCATAGCGATAGTGGTACCTCCTTGTAAAAAAGAAATGGGCGTGCTGGCAGTTTCGCTGACAGCTGTGGTGATAAGTCTGCTGTTCAAGTACGTGTTCACTGCGGTATCGGGCGGATTTGCGATGATAATATGTGCGATAGTTGCTTCGCTTTTGGGTGCGTGGCTTTTCCCTGTAAAGGATACACAGGAGGGAAAAGAATGA
- the mfd gene encoding transcription-repair coupling factor — MNIFFETASRLEHYKDIKNCLLKGYTPAAVTGVSGVHKAMLTAALSSLGKCLLICADEADATKMTADINEMAGEQIACVYPAKDMNFAYMEGISREYEHRRIAALSDIVSGNCRIMAAGMEACLQGTIPPAALKENTFVIENGSELDAEELSRKLLAAGYTKTDQVEGAAQFAVRGSIIDIFPVQDKQPVRIELWGDEVDMMAYFDVESQRRSEPLDKVTVAPALEIIFPDSAEQVRRMEELAKSARGKLTDKIREHIQKDIDLIESGIMLTDLDKYYSLAYSETATVFDYFGGGFCAVSEYNNCIEKGKAALAQLSEDLKILYTEGILFKRLEGFCLDMGQAESRIVNMKTIFMDTFMRSLNSVKLKKLINTDCRQTSAWGGSMVALQEELQTLCDNGYCTVVLAGSEKTVPIIVKDLKDSGINAEQMGESFDIKPGKVYVRTGSLSAGYDYPSIGCALITQMKALSSKRKKPKHKAGEEIKALSDIHSGDLVVHSMYGIGKFMGIKNIETGGVKKDYITISYAGTDVLYVPVTQLDLVSRYVGPGDDGNIKLNKLNSTEWTRTRNKVRAAVKDMAEELTKLYAQRQMAKGYSFEPDDDWQRDFEERFDYQETDDQLRAINEIKGDMEKHTPMDRLLCGDVGFGKTEVALRAAFKCVVNGKQCAILAPTTVLAWQHYQTAIKRFEHFAVKVELLSRFRKPKEQAAIVRELKRGTVDLIIGTHRLVSKDVEFKDLGLAIIDEEQRFGVAHKEKFKENHPGVDILTLSATPIPRTLNMALSGIRDMSVIEEPPMDRHPIQTYVIEHNDGVILQAISKELRRGGQVYYIHNRIDTILRTVDRLQNSIPDARIGYAHGQMDEKELSEIWRQVVEHEIDILVCTTLIETGIDVPNVNTLIIEDADRLGLSQLHQLRGRVGRSNRRAFAYFTFRRGKVLNETASKRLQAIREFTQFGSGFHIAMRDLEIRGAGSILSAKQHGHMEAVGYDMYLRLLNEAIAEQKGEEIPHSPEDCLVDIAINAYIPDGYIENAAQRVDAYRKIASIATEEDSRDVLDELIDRYGDPPKSVLGLVQIALLRNRASRLGIKEIKQMGPKMQFYITTLEPRQIAALAGKYKSRVRFVDELKPYFAVTAGKQQKSAELMQEVIETINLR, encoded by the coding sequence ATGAATATATTTTTTGAAACGGCGAGCCGTCTTGAACATTACAAGGATATCAAGAACTGCCTGCTGAAAGGCTATACTCCTGCCGCGGTGACAGGCGTTTCGGGTGTACACAAAGCTATGCTTACGGCAGCGCTGTCCTCACTGGGCAAGTGCTTGCTGATATGCGCCGACGAAGCCGATGCCACCAAAATGACGGCTGATATCAACGAGATGGCAGGTGAGCAGATAGCCTGCGTTTATCCTGCAAAGGATATGAACTTTGCTTACATGGAGGGCATATCCCGCGAGTACGAACATAGGCGTATAGCGGCACTTTCGGATATAGTATCGGGCAATTGCAGGATAATGGCGGCGGGTATGGAAGCCTGTCTGCAAGGTACGATACCTCCTGCCGCGTTAAAGGAGAATACTTTCGTTATTGAGAACGGCAGTGAGCTTGATGCAGAAGAACTTTCGCGGAAACTTCTTGCTGCGGGCTACACTAAGACCGATCAGGTCGAGGGTGCAGCGCAGTTTGCTGTGAGAGGTTCGATAATAGATATCTTCCCTGTACAGGATAAACAGCCTGTGCGTATCGAGCTTTGGGGCGATGAAGTGGATATGATGGCGTATTTCGACGTTGAATCCCAAAGACGCTCCGAGCCGCTGGATAAGGTGACTGTCGCACCCGCTCTGGAGATAATCTTTCCTGACAGCGCCGAACAGGTAAGACGTATGGAAGAACTGGCAAAGTCTGCCAGAGGAAAGCTGACCGACAAGATAAGAGAGCATATCCAAAAGGATATCGACCTCATTGAGAGCGGTATAATGCTCACCGATCTTGATAAATACTACTCCCTTGCGTACAGCGAAACGGCTACTGTTTTCGACTACTTCGGCGGGGGCTTTTGTGCTGTCTCGGAATACAACAACTGTATTGAAAAGGGCAAGGCGGCGTTGGCACAACTGTCAGAAGATCTGAAGATACTCTACACCGAGGGCATACTCTTCAAGCGGCTGGAGGGCTTCTGCCTTGATATGGGTCAGGCGGAGAGCAGGATAGTCAACATGAAGACGATCTTTATGGATACATTCATGCGCTCGCTGAACAGTGTAAAGCTGAAAAAGCTGATAAACACCGACTGTCGTCAGACCTCTGCGTGGGGCGGAAGCATGGTGGCTTTGCAGGAAGAATTGCAGACCCTCTGCGATAACGGCTACTGCACGGTGGTGCTGGCAGGTTCGGAGAAGACCGTGCCTATCATCGTAAAAGATCTGAAAGATTCAGGTATAAATGCGGAACAGATGGGTGAAAGCTTCGATATAAAGCCGGGAAAAGTCTATGTTCGCACGGGAAGTCTTTCGGCGGGATATGATTACCCATCTATCGGATGTGCACTGATAACCCAGATGAAAGCCCTGTCTTCAAAGCGCAAAAAGCCCAAGCACAAGGCGGGCGAGGAGATAAAAGCGCTTTCGGATATACATTCGGGTGATCTTGTGGTACATTCGATGTACGGCATAGGCAAATTCATGGGCATAAAGAACATCGAAACAGGCGGAGTCAAAAAGGATTACATCACTATCAGCTATGCGGGCACAGACGTGCTTTATGTGCCTGTTACTCAGCTTGACCTTGTATCGAGGTATGTGGGTCCCGGCGATGACGGCAATATCAAGCTGAACAAACTGAATTCCACCGAATGGACACGTACAAGGAACAAAGTTCGTGCCGCTGTAAAGGATATGGCTGAGGAACTCACAAAGCTGTACGCACAGCGTCAGATGGCAAAGGGCTATTCATTTGAGCCTGATGACGACTGGCAGAGGGATTTTGAGGAAAGATTTGACTATCAGGAAACAGATGACCAGCTGAGGGCGATAAACGAGATAAAGGGCGATATGGAAAAGCATACCCCCATGGACAGACTTCTCTGCGGCGATGTTGGTTTCGGCAAGACCGAAGTTGCACTGAGGGCGGCGTTCAAGTGCGTTGTCAACGGAAAACAGTGTGCGATACTGGCACCTACCACGGTGCTTGCATGGCAGCATTATCAGACGGCGATAAAGCGTTTTGAGCATTTCGCGGTGAAAGTCGAACTGCTGTCAAGATTCCGCAAACCCAAGGAACAGGCGGCTATCGTTCGTGAACTTAAAAGAGGTACTGTTGACCTTATAATAGGTACTCACAGACTGGTATCAAAGGACGTTGAGTTCAAGGACTTAGGTCTTGCGATAATAGACGAGGAACAGCGTTTCGGTGTGGCGCACAAGGAGAAATTCAAGGAAAATCACCCCGGGGTGGATATACTGACCCTTTCGGCGACACCTATACCCCGTACCCTGAACATGGCGCTCAGCGGCATAAGGGATATGTCCGTCATAGAAGAACCGCCTATGGACAGACATCCTATACAGACCTACGTTATCGAACATAATGACGGTGTGATACTGCAGGCTATAAGTAAGGAATTAAGGCGCGGCGGACAGGTCTACTATATACACAACAGGATAGATACCATACTTCGCACTGTTGACCGTCTGCAAAATAGTATCCCCGATGCGAGAATAGGCTATGCCCACGGACAGATGGATGAAAAAGAACTCTCCGAGATATGGCGGCAGGTGGTCGAACACGAGATAGATATACTTGTATGCACAACGCTTATCGAAACGGGTATAGACGTACCCAATGTGAATACGCTGATAATCGAGGACGCTGACAGGCTGGGACTTTCACAGCTTCACCAGTTGAGAGGCCGCGTGGGACGTTCAAACAGGCGAGCGTTTGCTTACTTTACATTCAGACGCGGGAAAGTGCTCAATGAGACCGCAAGCAAGAGATTGCAGGCTATAAGGGAGTTCACCCAGTTCGGTTCAGGTTTCCACATAGCTATGAGAGATCTTGAGATACGCGGCGCCGGAAGTATACTTTCGGCAAAGCAGCACGGTCATATGGAGGCTGTTGGATACGATATGTACCTGCGACTTCTCAACGAAGCTATAGCCGAGCAGAAAGGCGAGGAGATACCGCATTCGCCCGAGGACTGCCTTGTGGATATCGCCATAAATGCGTATATCCCCGATGGCTATATCGAGAATGCGGCGCAGAGAGTTGACGCATACCGCAAGATAGCGTCGATCGCGACGGAAGAAGATTCCCGCGATGTACTTGATGAACTGATTGACCGTTACGGCGACCCGCCGAAGTCGGTGCTTGGTCTGGTGCAGATAGCGCTGTTGAGAAACAGGGCTTCAAGACTGGGCATAAAGGAAATAAAGCAGATGGGTCCGAAGATGCAGTTCTATATCACGACCTTAGAACCAAGGCAGATAGCGGCACTAGCAGGCAAATACAAGAGCCGTGTGCGTTTCGTGGACGAGTTAAAACCGTATTTCGCGGTGACAGCGGGCAAGCAGCAGAAATCCGCGGAACTTATGCAGGAAGTCATAGAGACTATAAACCTGCGCTGA
- the pth gene encoding aminoacyl-tRNA hydrolase: MDIFEKLKQLSAQRGETGTKPEYIIVGLGNPGIQYEGTRHNAGFITIEALEKKLGFSCDRHKFKAKVGNTVIGGKSCLVMKPETFMNLSGDAVSEAMDFYKIPLENVIVIFDDISLDVGQMRIRRKGSAGGHNGIKSIIAQCDGENFPRIKLGVGKKPNPAYDLAKWVLSKFSEEDRKKLDGAAENACNALELMVQGKIDEAMNKFNA, from the coding sequence ATGGATATTTTTGAAAAGCTGAAACAGCTATCCGCACAGCGCGGTGAAACAGGTACTAAACCCGAGTATATCATCGTTGGATTGGGAAATCCCGGGATACAGTATGAGGGCACGAGACACAATGCGGGCTTCATAACGATAGAAGCTTTGGAGAAAAAACTGGGATTCTCATGTGACAGGCATAAGTTCAAGGCTAAGGTGGGCAATACCGTCATAGGCGGCAAAAGCTGTCTTGTGATGAAGCCCGAGACTTTTATGAACCTCAGCGGCGATGCTGTGTCTGAGGCTATGGACTTCTACAAGATACCACTCGAAAATGTCATAGTGATATTCGATGATATCTCCCTTGATGTGGGTCAGATGAGGATAAGAAGAAAAGGTTCGGCGGGGGGACATAACGGCATCAAGAGCATCATCGCACAATGCGACGGTGAAAACTTCCCGAGGATAAAGCTTGGGGTAGGCAAAAAGCCTAATCCCGCATATGACCTTGCTAAATGGGTGCTATCAAAATTCAGCGAAGAGGACAGAAAAAAACTGGACGGTGCCGCTGAAAATGCTTGCAATGCGCTGGAACTTATGGTGCAGGGTAAGATAGATGAAGCTATGAACAAATTCAATGCGTAG
- a CDS encoding transglutaminase domain-containing protein translates to MKKSLIPMIAAAIMLSGCGLSDIKEVISAKVDEKIEEHSIEKGSYTQEQVNEKIYKELAECKRKIVFDGVVSTEMVQNAVYGARYDRPDIFWTGGFTVSTDYSTTTLECDSVNDLDEKTLAEMKADMDEALDKVVKEASGGATDFDKLLLLHDKLIEMCNYDYKAAKATDSEDIGFAGSSYGCLVEHNAVCEGYAQAFSLAAQKMGFECGMVCGMARNEKHAWNYVKIDGEYYWLDVTWDENATENNELGFVPMHKYFLLDDSRFMKNRTVESDVPFVPECSSMDENYYVKNGLYLESYSFDEINSLMNEHCDEGGLDIMFADRESYDEAVEDLMKNGSIWNTDVMKSNVDKKPGYFPDEDKLGILTISIE, encoded by the coding sequence ATGAAGAAGTCACTAATCCCGATGATCGCGGCGGCAATTATGCTCAGCGGGTGCGGGTTAAGCGATATAAAAGAAGTTATCAGTGCGAAAGTAGACGAAAAGATAGAAGAGCATTCCATCGAAAAAGGCTCGTATACTCAGGAACAGGTCAATGAAAAGATCTATAAAGAACTGGCTGAATGCAAGCGAAAGATCGTATTTGACGGAGTTGTAAGCACTGAGATGGTGCAGAATGCGGTTTACGGCGCGAGGTATGACCGCCCCGACATATTCTGGACAGGTGGTTTCACAGTGAGTACGGATTACTCCACAACTACTCTTGAATGTGACAGCGTTAACGACCTTGATGAAAAGACTCTGGCTGAAATGAAAGCGGATATGGACGAAGCTCTTGATAAGGTCGTAAAGGAAGCAAGCGGCGGTGCTACGGATTTCGACAAGCTGTTGTTGCTTCATGACAAGCTTATCGAAATGTGTAATTATGATTACAAGGCGGCAAAAGCAACAGATTCGGAAGACATAGGATTTGCGGGGTCTTCATACGGCTGTCTTGTTGAGCATAATGCTGTATGCGAGGGCTATGCCCAGGCATTTTCTCTGGCGGCGCAGAAGATGGGCTTTGAATGTGGCATGGTATGCGGCATGGCAAGAAACGAGAAACACGCGTGGAACTATGTCAAGATAGACGGTGAATACTACTGGTTAGATGTGACCTGGGACGAGAATGCGACGGAGAACAACGAATTGGGTTTTGTGCCTATGCACAAGTATTTCCTGCTTGATGACAGCCGTTTCATGAAAAACAGGACGGTCGAGAGCGATGTGCCTTTTGTGCCTGAGTGCAGTTCGATGGACGAAAATTACTATGTAAAGAACGGGCTGTACCTTGAAAGCTACAGTTTCGATGAGATAAATTCGCTGATGAACGAGCACTGCGATGAGGGCGGGCTTGATATAATGTTTGCGGACAGGGAAAGCTATGACGAAGCCGTTGAAGACCTTATGAAAAACGGCAGTATCTGGAATACAGATGTAATGAAGAGCAACGTTGACAAGAAACCGGGCTATTTCCCGGATGAAGACAAGTTAGGCATACTGACGATAAGCATTGAATAA
- a CDS encoding phosphotransferase family protein has product MELKNFIAHGDIYDIYECDGKSINIYNKPEYKEKCLYAALTHARCETTMVNSFIKTPILHEVSVIDGKWAISFDFIKGKTLQQLMDENPDKMDTYLNQFIDIQTEIHAQYMPLLSKLKDKMARQIKSLAAIDEIKKYELLTRLDSMPKHIKLCHGNFAPKNVIINDEGTYVINWSAARQGNASADVARTYLLFCLNNPDVADAYLDKYCLKSGTSKQYVQAWLPIVAAAQLIKGREEEKDLLMRWIDVVDYS; this is encoded by the coding sequence ATGGAACTGAAAAATTTCATCGCTCACGGCGACATCTATGACATCTACGAATGTGACGGAAAGTCCATAAATATTTACAACAAGCCCGAATATAAGGAGAAATGCCTTTATGCGGCACTTACTCACGCCAGATGTGAGACCACAATGGTAAACTCCTTCATCAAGACCCCCATACTCCATGAGGTATCTGTGATAGACGGCAAGTGGGCTATTTCCTTCGACTTCATCAAGGGCAAGACCCTTCAGCAGCTTATGGACGAAAATCCCGATAAGATGGATACCTACCTCAACCAGTTCATCGATATCCAGACAGAGATACACGCTCAGTATATGCCTCTGCTGTCGAAACTGAAAGACAAGATGGCACGTCAGATCAAGTCACTGGCCGCTATCGACGAGATCAAGAAGTACGAGCTTCTCACAAGACTGGATTCTATGCCCAAGCACATAAAGCTTTGCCACGGCAATTTTGCTCCCAAGAATGTCATCATCAACGATGAGGGCACCTATGTTATCAACTGGTCGGCAGCAAGACAGGGCAATGCTTCCGCTGATGTAGCTAGAACTTATCTGCTGTTCTGCCTGAACAATCCTGATGTGGCAGATGCATACCTTGATAAATATTGTCTGAAGAGCGGTACATCGAAGCAGTATGTACAGGCATGGCTTCCGATAGTAGCTGCTGCACAGCTTATCAAGGGCAGAGAAGAAGAAAAGGATCTTCTCATGCGCTGGATAGATGTTGTTGATTATTCCTGA